A single Oryctolagus cuniculus chromosome 18, mOryCun1.1, whole genome shotgun sequence DNA region contains:
- the MED25 gene encoding mediator of RNA polymerase II transcription subunit 25 isoform X1 yields MVPGSEGPARAGGLVADVVFVIEGTANLGPYFEALRKHYLLPAIEYFNGGPPAETDFGGDYGGTQYSLVVFNTVDCAPESYVQCHAPTSSAYEFVSWLDGIKFMGGGGESCSLIAEGLSTALQLFDDFKKMREQIGQTHRVCLLICNSPPYLLPAVESTTYSGCTTDSLVQKIGEQGIHFSVVSPRKLPALRLLFEKAAPPSLLEPLQPPADVSQDPRHMVLVRGLVLPVGGGSAPGPLQPKQPVPLPPAPSSGAALAAPQQPLPPVPPQYQVPGNLSAAQVAAQNAVEAAKNQKAGLGPRFSPINPLQQAASGVGAPFSQAAAPPLPPGPPGAPKPPPASQPSLVSTVAPGAGLAPSAQPGAPSMAGTVAPGGVSGPSPAQLGTPALGGQQSVSNKLLAWSGVLEWQEKPKPASVDANTKLTRSLPCQVYVNHGENLKTEQWPQKLIMQLIPQQLLTTLGPLFRNSRMVQFHFTNKDLESLKGLYRIMGNGFAGCVHFPHTAPCEVRVLMLLYSSKKKIFMGLIPYDQSGFVNGIRQVITNHKQVQQQKLEQQRGMGAQQAPPGLGPILEDQARPSQNLLQLRPPQPQPQGTVGASGTAGQPQPQGTSQTPPGAPQGPPGAAPGPAPPGPILRPQNPGANPQLRSLLLNPPPPQTGVPPPQASLHHLQPPGAPTLLPPPHQGLGQPQLGPPLLHPPPTQSWPAQLPPRAPLPAAKRKREGEGRVFREKWERDYFFVEVKSMPTCLICKKIVSVLKEYNLKRHYESKHSKSYDQYTEQTREALLNELKKGLKCQ; encoded by the exons ATGGTCCCCGGGTCGGAGGGCCCGGCCCGAGCCGGGGGCCTGGTGGCCGACGTGGTGTTCGTCATCGAGGGCACGGCCAACCTGGGGCCCTACTTCGAGGCGCTCCGCAAGCACTACCTGCTGCCGGCCATCGA GTACTTCAACGGTGGGCCGCCCGCCGAGACGGACTTCGGCGGAGAC TATGGGGGGACCCAGTACAGCCTCGTGGTGTTCAACACCGTGGACTGCGCCCCCGAGTCGTACGTGCAGTGCCACGCGCCCACCAGCAGCGCCTACGAGTTCGTCAGCTGGCTGGACGGCATTAA GTTCATGGGCGGGGGCGGTGAGAGCTGCAGCCTCATCGCCGAAGGCCTCAGCACAGCCCTGCAGCTGTTCGACGACTTCAAGAAGATGCGGGAGCAGAT CGGCCAGACGCACCGCGTGTGCCTGCTGATCTGCAACTCCCCCCCGTACCTGCTGCCCGCCGTGGAGAGCACCACGTACTCGGGCTGCACGACCGACAGCCTGGTGCAGAAGATTGGGGAG CAGGGAATCCACTTCTCCGTCGTGTCCCCCCGCAAGCTGCCTGCGCTGCGGCTTCTGTTTGAGAAGGCGGCGCCCCCGTCCTTGCTGGAGCCGCTGCAGCCGCCGGCCGACGTGAGCCAGGACCCGAGGCACATGGTGCTGGTGCGGGGCCTCGTGCTGCCTG TTGGGGGTGGCTCGGCGCCAGGCCCCCTGCAGCCAAAACAGCCGGTCCCGCTGCCTCCTGCTCCGTCCTCGGGTGCCGCACTCGCAGccccccagcagcctctgccgCCCGTGCCGCCGCAGTACCAG gtcCCTGGGAACCTGAGTGCAGCTCAGGTCGCCGCCCAGAACGCCGTGGAGGCCGCCAAGAACCAGAAGGCTGGCCTGGGCCCCCGCT TCTCGCCCATCAACCCTCTCCAGCAAGCTGCCTCGGGAGTGGGTGCCCCCTTCAGCCAGGCCGCTGCGCCCCCACTCCCTCCAGGACCCCCTGGTGCCCCCAAGCCACCGCCTGCTTCCCAGCCTAGCCTGGTCTCCACTGTGGCCCCTGGCGCGGGCCTGGCGCCCTCTGCCCAGCCCGGGGCACCGTCCATG GCCGGCACAGTGGCCCCTGGCGGGGTGAGCGGCCCCTCCCCGGCCCAGCTGGGGACCCCGGCCCTCGGCGGGCAGCAGTCGGTCTCCAACAAGCTCCTGGCCTGGAGCGGGGTCCTCGAGTGGCAGGAG AAACCCAAACCCGCCTCCGTGGACGCCAACACGAAGCTGACGCGGTCCCTGCCCTGCCAGGTCTACGTGAATCATGGGGAGAACCT GAAGACCGAGCAGTGGCCTCAGAAGCTGATCATGCAGCTCATCCCCCAGCAGCTGCTG ACCACGCTGGGCCCGCTGTTCCGGAACTCGAGGATGGTGCAGTTCCACTTCACCAACAAGGACCTGGAGTCCCTGAAGGGGCTCTACCGCATCATGGGCAACGGCTTC GCGGGCTGCGTGCACTTCCCCCACACGGCCCCGTGCGAGGTGCGCGTGCTCATGCTGCTGTACTCCTCCAAGAAGAAGATCTTCATGGGCCTCATCCCCTACGACCAGAGCGGCTTCGTCAACGGCATCCGGCAGGTCATCACCAACCAcaagcaggtgcagcagcagaagctggagcAGCAGCGAGGG ATGGGGGCGCAGCAGGCACCCCCGGGACTGGGCCCCATCCTGGAGGACCAGGCGAGGCCCTCGCAGAATCTG CTCCAGCTCCGCCCACCGCAGCCCCAGCCTCAGGGCACTGTGGGGGCCTCTGGAACCgcggggcagccccagccccagggtacGTCCCAGACCCCCCCGGGGGCCCCCCAGGGTCCTCCTGGAGCAgcgcccggcccagcccctcctggacCCATCCTCCGGCCCCAGAACCCTGGGGCCAACCCCCAGCTGCGAAGCCTCCTCCTCAACCCTCCCCCG CCCCAGACGggggtgcccccaccccaggcctccctCCACCACCTCCAGCCACCAGGGGCGCCCACGCTGCTGCCCCCACCgcaccagggcctggggcagccccagcTGGGGCCCCCGCTCCTGCACCCACCACCCACTCAGTCCTGGCCGGCACAGCTCCCCCCGCGGGCTCCACTGCCAG CGGCAAAGCGAAAGAGAGAAGGCGAGGGCCGCGTGTTTCGAGAGAAATGGGAGCGAGACTATTTCTTTGTGGAGGTGAAGAGCATGCCTACGTGTTTAATATGCAAAAAAATCGTGTCTGTGTTGAAAGAGTACAACCTGAAGCGCCATTACGAGTCCAAGCACAGCAAGAGCTACGACCAGTACACGGAGCAGACGCGCGAGGCCCTGCTCAACGAGCTGAAGAAGGGGCTCAAGTGCCAGTAG
- the MED25 gene encoding mediator of RNA polymerase II transcription subunit 25 isoform X2 has translation MVPGSEGPARAGGLVADVVFVIEGTANLGPYFEALRKHYLLPAIEYFNGGPPAETDFGGDYGGTQYSLVVFNTVDCAPESYVQCHAPTSSAYEFVSWLDGIKFMGGGGESCSLIAEGLSTALQLFDDFKKMREQIGQTHRVCLLICNSPPYLLPAVESTTYSGCTTDSLVQKIGEQGIHFSVVSPRKLPALRLLFEKAAPPSLLEPLQPPADVSQDPRHMVLVRGLVLPVGGGSAPGPLQPKQPVPLPPAPSSGAALAAPQQPLPPVPPQYQVPGNLSAAQVAAQNAVEAAKNQKAGLGPRFSPINPLQQAASGVGAPFSQAAAPPLPPGPPGAPKPPPASQPSLVSTVAPGAGLAPSAQPGAPSMAGTVAPGGVSGPSPAQLGTPALGGQQSVSNKLLAWSGVLEWQEKPKPASVDANTKLTRSLPCQVYVNHGENLKTEQWPQKLIMQLIPQQLLTTLGPLFRNSRMVQFHFTNKDLESLKGLYRIMGNGFAGCVHFPHTAPCEVRVLMLLYSSKKKIFMGLIPYDQSGFVNGIRQVITNHKQVQQQKLEQQRGMGAQQAPPGLGPILEDQARPSQNLLQLRPPQPQPQGTVGASGTAGQPQPQGTSQTPPGAPQGPPGAAPGPAPPGPILRPQNPGANPQLRSLLLNPPPPQTGVPPPQASLHHLQPPGAPTLLPPPHQGLGQPQLGPPLLHPPPTQSWPAQLPPRAPLPEYNLKRHYESKHSKSYDQYTEQTREALLNELKKGLKCQ, from the exons ATGGTCCCCGGGTCGGAGGGCCCGGCCCGAGCCGGGGGCCTGGTGGCCGACGTGGTGTTCGTCATCGAGGGCACGGCCAACCTGGGGCCCTACTTCGAGGCGCTCCGCAAGCACTACCTGCTGCCGGCCATCGA GTACTTCAACGGTGGGCCGCCCGCCGAGACGGACTTCGGCGGAGAC TATGGGGGGACCCAGTACAGCCTCGTGGTGTTCAACACCGTGGACTGCGCCCCCGAGTCGTACGTGCAGTGCCACGCGCCCACCAGCAGCGCCTACGAGTTCGTCAGCTGGCTGGACGGCATTAA GTTCATGGGCGGGGGCGGTGAGAGCTGCAGCCTCATCGCCGAAGGCCTCAGCACAGCCCTGCAGCTGTTCGACGACTTCAAGAAGATGCGGGAGCAGAT CGGCCAGACGCACCGCGTGTGCCTGCTGATCTGCAACTCCCCCCCGTACCTGCTGCCCGCCGTGGAGAGCACCACGTACTCGGGCTGCACGACCGACAGCCTGGTGCAGAAGATTGGGGAG CAGGGAATCCACTTCTCCGTCGTGTCCCCCCGCAAGCTGCCTGCGCTGCGGCTTCTGTTTGAGAAGGCGGCGCCCCCGTCCTTGCTGGAGCCGCTGCAGCCGCCGGCCGACGTGAGCCAGGACCCGAGGCACATGGTGCTGGTGCGGGGCCTCGTGCTGCCTG TTGGGGGTGGCTCGGCGCCAGGCCCCCTGCAGCCAAAACAGCCGGTCCCGCTGCCTCCTGCTCCGTCCTCGGGTGCCGCACTCGCAGccccccagcagcctctgccgCCCGTGCCGCCGCAGTACCAG gtcCCTGGGAACCTGAGTGCAGCTCAGGTCGCCGCCCAGAACGCCGTGGAGGCCGCCAAGAACCAGAAGGCTGGCCTGGGCCCCCGCT TCTCGCCCATCAACCCTCTCCAGCAAGCTGCCTCGGGAGTGGGTGCCCCCTTCAGCCAGGCCGCTGCGCCCCCACTCCCTCCAGGACCCCCTGGTGCCCCCAAGCCACCGCCTGCTTCCCAGCCTAGCCTGGTCTCCACTGTGGCCCCTGGCGCGGGCCTGGCGCCCTCTGCCCAGCCCGGGGCACCGTCCATG GCCGGCACAGTGGCCCCTGGCGGGGTGAGCGGCCCCTCCCCGGCCCAGCTGGGGACCCCGGCCCTCGGCGGGCAGCAGTCGGTCTCCAACAAGCTCCTGGCCTGGAGCGGGGTCCTCGAGTGGCAGGAG AAACCCAAACCCGCCTCCGTGGACGCCAACACGAAGCTGACGCGGTCCCTGCCCTGCCAGGTCTACGTGAATCATGGGGAGAACCT GAAGACCGAGCAGTGGCCTCAGAAGCTGATCATGCAGCTCATCCCCCAGCAGCTGCTG ACCACGCTGGGCCCGCTGTTCCGGAACTCGAGGATGGTGCAGTTCCACTTCACCAACAAGGACCTGGAGTCCCTGAAGGGGCTCTACCGCATCATGGGCAACGGCTTC GCGGGCTGCGTGCACTTCCCCCACACGGCCCCGTGCGAGGTGCGCGTGCTCATGCTGCTGTACTCCTCCAAGAAGAAGATCTTCATGGGCCTCATCCCCTACGACCAGAGCGGCTTCGTCAACGGCATCCGGCAGGTCATCACCAACCAcaagcaggtgcagcagcagaagctggagcAGCAGCGAGGG ATGGGGGCGCAGCAGGCACCCCCGGGACTGGGCCCCATCCTGGAGGACCAGGCGAGGCCCTCGCAGAATCTG CTCCAGCTCCGCCCACCGCAGCCCCAGCCTCAGGGCACTGTGGGGGCCTCTGGAACCgcggggcagccccagccccagggtacGTCCCAGACCCCCCCGGGGGCCCCCCAGGGTCCTCCTGGAGCAgcgcccggcccagcccctcctggacCCATCCTCCGGCCCCAGAACCCTGGGGCCAACCCCCAGCTGCGAAGCCTCCTCCTCAACCCTCCCCCG CCCCAGACGggggtgcccccaccccaggcctccctCCACCACCTCCAGCCACCAGGGGCGCCCACGCTGCTGCCCCCACCgcaccagggcctggggcagccccagcTGGGGCCCCCGCTCCTGCACCCACCACCCACTCAGTCCTGGCCGGCACAGCTCCCCCCGCGGGCTCCACTGCCAG AGTACAACCTGAAGCGCCATTACGAGTCCAAGCACAGCAAGAGCTACGACCAGTACACGGAGCAGACGCGCGAGGCCCTGCTCAACGAGCTGAAGAAGGGGCTCAAGTGCCAGTAG
- the MED25 gene encoding mediator of RNA polymerase II transcription subunit 25 isoform X3, with product MVPGSEGPARAGGLVADVVFVIEGTANLGPYFEALRKHYLLPAIEYFNGGPPAETDFGGDYGGTQYSLVVFNTVDCAPESYVQCHAPTSSAYEFVSWLDGIKFMGGGGESCSLIAEGLSTALQLFDDFKKMREQIGQTHRVCLLICNSPPYLLPAVESTTYSGCTTDSLVQKIGEQGIHFSVVSPRKLPALRLLFEKAAPPSLLEPLQPPADVSQDPRHMVLVRGLVLPVGGGSAPGPLQPKQPVPLPPAPSSGAALAAPQQPLPPVPPQYQVPGNLSAAQVAAQNAVEAAKNQKAGLGPRFSPINPLQQAASGVGAPFSQAAAPPLPPGPPGAPKPPPASQPSLVSTVAPGAGLAPSAQPGAPSMAGTVAPGGVSGPSPAQLGTPALGGQQSVSNKLLAWSGVLEWQEKPKPASVDANTKLTRSLPCQVYVNHGENLKTEQWPQKLIMQLIPQQLLTTLGPLFRNSRMVQFHFTNKDLESLKGLYRIMGNGFAGCVHFPHTAPCEVRVLMLLYSSKKKIFMGLIPYDQSGFVNGIRQVITNHKQVQQQKLEQQRGMGAQQAPPGLGPILEDQARPSQNLLQLRPPQPQPQGTVGASGTAGQPQPQGTSQTPPGAPQGPPGAAPGPAPPGPILRPQNPGANPQLRSLLLNPPPPQTGVPPPQASLHHLQPPGAPTLLPPPHQGLGQPQLGPPLLHPPPTQSWPAQLPPRAPLPGQMLLSGGPRGPVPPPGLQPSVMEDDILMDLI from the exons ATGGTCCCCGGGTCGGAGGGCCCGGCCCGAGCCGGGGGCCTGGTGGCCGACGTGGTGTTCGTCATCGAGGGCACGGCCAACCTGGGGCCCTACTTCGAGGCGCTCCGCAAGCACTACCTGCTGCCGGCCATCGA GTACTTCAACGGTGGGCCGCCCGCCGAGACGGACTTCGGCGGAGAC TATGGGGGGACCCAGTACAGCCTCGTGGTGTTCAACACCGTGGACTGCGCCCCCGAGTCGTACGTGCAGTGCCACGCGCCCACCAGCAGCGCCTACGAGTTCGTCAGCTGGCTGGACGGCATTAA GTTCATGGGCGGGGGCGGTGAGAGCTGCAGCCTCATCGCCGAAGGCCTCAGCACAGCCCTGCAGCTGTTCGACGACTTCAAGAAGATGCGGGAGCAGAT CGGCCAGACGCACCGCGTGTGCCTGCTGATCTGCAACTCCCCCCCGTACCTGCTGCCCGCCGTGGAGAGCACCACGTACTCGGGCTGCACGACCGACAGCCTGGTGCAGAAGATTGGGGAG CAGGGAATCCACTTCTCCGTCGTGTCCCCCCGCAAGCTGCCTGCGCTGCGGCTTCTGTTTGAGAAGGCGGCGCCCCCGTCCTTGCTGGAGCCGCTGCAGCCGCCGGCCGACGTGAGCCAGGACCCGAGGCACATGGTGCTGGTGCGGGGCCTCGTGCTGCCTG TTGGGGGTGGCTCGGCGCCAGGCCCCCTGCAGCCAAAACAGCCGGTCCCGCTGCCTCCTGCTCCGTCCTCGGGTGCCGCACTCGCAGccccccagcagcctctgccgCCCGTGCCGCCGCAGTACCAG gtcCCTGGGAACCTGAGTGCAGCTCAGGTCGCCGCCCAGAACGCCGTGGAGGCCGCCAAGAACCAGAAGGCTGGCCTGGGCCCCCGCT TCTCGCCCATCAACCCTCTCCAGCAAGCTGCCTCGGGAGTGGGTGCCCCCTTCAGCCAGGCCGCTGCGCCCCCACTCCCTCCAGGACCCCCTGGTGCCCCCAAGCCACCGCCTGCTTCCCAGCCTAGCCTGGTCTCCACTGTGGCCCCTGGCGCGGGCCTGGCGCCCTCTGCCCAGCCCGGGGCACCGTCCATG GCCGGCACAGTGGCCCCTGGCGGGGTGAGCGGCCCCTCCCCGGCCCAGCTGGGGACCCCGGCCCTCGGCGGGCAGCAGTCGGTCTCCAACAAGCTCCTGGCCTGGAGCGGGGTCCTCGAGTGGCAGGAG AAACCCAAACCCGCCTCCGTGGACGCCAACACGAAGCTGACGCGGTCCCTGCCCTGCCAGGTCTACGTGAATCATGGGGAGAACCT GAAGACCGAGCAGTGGCCTCAGAAGCTGATCATGCAGCTCATCCCCCAGCAGCTGCTG ACCACGCTGGGCCCGCTGTTCCGGAACTCGAGGATGGTGCAGTTCCACTTCACCAACAAGGACCTGGAGTCCCTGAAGGGGCTCTACCGCATCATGGGCAACGGCTTC GCGGGCTGCGTGCACTTCCCCCACACGGCCCCGTGCGAGGTGCGCGTGCTCATGCTGCTGTACTCCTCCAAGAAGAAGATCTTCATGGGCCTCATCCCCTACGACCAGAGCGGCTTCGTCAACGGCATCCGGCAGGTCATCACCAACCAcaagcaggtgcagcagcagaagctggagcAGCAGCGAGGG ATGGGGGCGCAGCAGGCACCCCCGGGACTGGGCCCCATCCTGGAGGACCAGGCGAGGCCCTCGCAGAATCTG CTCCAGCTCCGCCCACCGCAGCCCCAGCCTCAGGGCACTGTGGGGGCCTCTGGAACCgcggggcagccccagccccagggtacGTCCCAGACCCCCCCGGGGGCCCCCCAGGGTCCTCCTGGAGCAgcgcccggcccagcccctcctggacCCATCCTCCGGCCCCAGAACCCTGGGGCCAACCCCCAGCTGCGAAGCCTCCTCCTCAACCCTCCCCCG CCCCAGACGggggtgcccccaccccaggcctccctCCACCACCTCCAGCCACCAGGGGCGCCCACGCTGCTGCCCCCACCgcaccagggcctggggcagccccagcTGGGGCCCCCGCTCCTGCACCCACCACCCACTCAGTCCTGGCCGGCACAGCTCCCCCCGCGGGCTCCACTGCCAG GTCAGATGCTGCTGAGCGGGGGTCCCCGGGGCCCGGTCCCCCCGCCGGGCCTGCAGCCCAGCGTCATGGAGGACGACATCCTCATGGATCTCATCTGA
- the FUZ gene encoding protein fuzzy homolog isoform X1 — protein sequence MGEEGTGGALHLLCLAANSGVPLFCRSSRGGAPARQQLPFSVIGSLNGVHMFGQNLEVQLSSARTEDTTVVWRSFHDSITLIALCSEDGASELRLERLLHVVFGAMVLLVGLEELTSVRNVERLKKELRASYCLIDSFLGHSELIGDLTQCVDCVVPPEGALLQEALSGFAEAAGTAFACLLTSGRVVAATEGWWRLGTPEAVLLPWMVASLAPQAARDYPVYLPHGSPTVPHRLLTLTLLPGLELCLLCGPRPALGQLDPQLLDRWWQPLLDPLRACLPLGRRALPAGFPLHTDVLGLLLLHLDLKRCLFTVEPLADEDPPPEQRRRLLRNFYALVTATHFPPEPGSVEKAEDRAHHAQLPRACYLVLGPEQPGQGWRLVALQLGPRRLLLLLSPQSPTHGLRSLATHTLHALTPLL from the exons ATGGGCGAGGAGGGCACTGGGGGCGCCCTGCATCTGCTGTGCCTCGCGGCCAACAGCGGGGTCCCGCTGTTCTGTCGGAGCAGCCGCGGCGGCGCCCCCGCCCGCCAGCAG CTCCCGTTCTCTGTCATCGGCTCCCTCAATGGAGTGCACATGTTCGGGCAGAACCTGGAGGTGCAGCTGAGCTCTGCAAGGACTGAGGACACGACCGTGGTGTGGAGAAGCTTCCATGACAG CATCACTCTCATCGCGCTGTGCTCTGAGGACGGCGCCTCGGAGCTGCGGCTGGAGCGACTGCTCCACGTGGTGTTCGGGGCCATG GTGCTCCTGGTGGGGCTGGAAGAACTGACCAGCGTCCGCAACGTGGAGAGGCTCAAGAAGGAGCTGAGG gccAGCTACTGCCTCATCGACAGCTTCCTGGGGCACTCGGAGCTCATCGGGGACCTGACCCAGTGTGTGGACTGCGTGGTCCCCCCGGAGGGCGCCCTCCTGCAG gaagccctgTCCGGCTTCGCCGAGGCCGCGGGCACGGCCTTCGCCTGTCTGCTGACGTCCGGCCGGGTGGTGGCGGCGACAGAGGGCTGGTGGCGGCTGGGGACGCCCGAGGCCGTGCTGCTGCCCTGGATGGTGGCGTCCCTGGCGCCGCAGGCCGCGCGAGACTACCCGGTGTACCTGCCCCACGGGAGTCCCACG GTCCCGCACCGGCTCCTGACGCTGACGCTGCTGCCCGGCTTGGAGCTGTGTCTGCTCTGCGGGCCGCGCCCGGCGCTGGGCCAGCTGGACCCACAG CTCCTGGACCGCTGGTGGCAGCCTCTGCTGGACCCGCTGCGcgcctgcctgcccctgggccGCCGGGCGCTGCCCGCCGGCTTCCCGCTGCACACGGACGTCCTCGG gctgctgctgctccacctGGACCTGAAGCGCTGCCTCTTCACCGTGGAGCCCTTGGCGGATGAAG ACCCTCCCCCGGAGCAGCGCCGGCGCCTCCTCCGCAACTTCTACGCCCTGGTCACAGCCACGCACTTCCCGCCAG agccagggTCAGTGGAGAAGGCGGAGGACCGCGCCCACCACGCCCAGCTGCCCAGAGCCTGCTACCTGGTGTTGGGGCCCGAGCAGCCCGGCCAGGGCTGGCGCCTGGTGGCTCTGCAGCTGGGGccgcggcggctgctgctgctgctgtccccgcAGAGCCCCACCCACGGGCTGCGGAGCCTGGCCACCCACACCCTGCACGCCCTCACCCCGCTCCTGTAG
- the FUZ gene encoding protein fuzzy homolog isoform X2 encodes MGEEGTGGALHLLCLAANSGVPLFCRSSRGGAPARQQLPFSVIGSLNGVHMFGQNLEVQLSSARTEDTTVVWRSFHDSITLIALCSEDGASELRLERLLHVVFGAMASYCLIDSFLGHSELIGDLTQCVDCVVPPEGALLQEALSGFAEAAGTAFACLLTSGRVVAATEGWWRLGTPEAVLLPWMVASLAPQAARDYPVYLPHGSPTVPHRLLTLTLLPGLELCLLCGPRPALGQLDPQLLDRWWQPLLDPLRACLPLGRRALPAGFPLHTDVLGLLLLHLDLKRCLFTVEPLADEDPPPEQRRRLLRNFYALVTATHFPPEPGSVEKAEDRAHHAQLPRACYLVLGPEQPGQGWRLVALQLGPRRLLLLLSPQSPTHGLRSLATHTLHALTPLL; translated from the exons ATGGGCGAGGAGGGCACTGGGGGCGCCCTGCATCTGCTGTGCCTCGCGGCCAACAGCGGGGTCCCGCTGTTCTGTCGGAGCAGCCGCGGCGGCGCCCCCGCCCGCCAGCAG CTCCCGTTCTCTGTCATCGGCTCCCTCAATGGAGTGCACATGTTCGGGCAGAACCTGGAGGTGCAGCTGAGCTCTGCAAGGACTGAGGACACGACCGTGGTGTGGAGAAGCTTCCATGACAG CATCACTCTCATCGCGCTGTGCTCTGAGGACGGCGCCTCGGAGCTGCGGCTGGAGCGACTGCTCCACGTGGTGTTCGGGGCCATG gccAGCTACTGCCTCATCGACAGCTTCCTGGGGCACTCGGAGCTCATCGGGGACCTGACCCAGTGTGTGGACTGCGTGGTCCCCCCGGAGGGCGCCCTCCTGCAG gaagccctgTCCGGCTTCGCCGAGGCCGCGGGCACGGCCTTCGCCTGTCTGCTGACGTCCGGCCGGGTGGTGGCGGCGACAGAGGGCTGGTGGCGGCTGGGGACGCCCGAGGCCGTGCTGCTGCCCTGGATGGTGGCGTCCCTGGCGCCGCAGGCCGCGCGAGACTACCCGGTGTACCTGCCCCACGGGAGTCCCACG GTCCCGCACCGGCTCCTGACGCTGACGCTGCTGCCCGGCTTGGAGCTGTGTCTGCTCTGCGGGCCGCGCCCGGCGCTGGGCCAGCTGGACCCACAG CTCCTGGACCGCTGGTGGCAGCCTCTGCTGGACCCGCTGCGcgcctgcctgcccctgggccGCCGGGCGCTGCCCGCCGGCTTCCCGCTGCACACGGACGTCCTCGG gctgctgctgctccacctGGACCTGAAGCGCTGCCTCTTCACCGTGGAGCCCTTGGCGGATGAAG ACCCTCCCCCGGAGCAGCGCCGGCGCCTCCTCCGCAACTTCTACGCCCTGGTCACAGCCACGCACTTCCCGCCAG agccagggTCAGTGGAGAAGGCGGAGGACCGCGCCCACCACGCCCAGCTGCCCAGAGCCTGCTACCTGGTGTTGGGGCCCGAGCAGCCCGGCCAGGGCTGGCGCCTGGTGGCTCTGCAGCTGGGGccgcggcggctgctgctgctgctgtccccgcAGAGCCCCACCCACGGGCTGCGGAGCCTGGCCACCCACACCCTGCACGCCCTCACCCCGCTCCTGTAG